A genomic region of Methanothermobacter sp. CaT2 contains the following coding sequences:
- a CDS encoding NfeD family protein, with the protein MGPESWIIIAAICLIGEMLTTGFFLLWFAFGALAAAALGYLGFDTTAQFITFAAVSVVLLGVSRPFAARITGEPSKKAVSDRLIGRKGVVMEAISPQNSGLVKVDGETWRATSGTVLDVGEEVSVKAIEGVKLVVEKLEEQK; encoded by the coding sequence ATGGGACCGGAGTCATGGATAATAATAGCGGCCATATGCCTCATAGGTGAGATGCTCACAACGGGCTTCTTCCTCCTATGGTTTGCCTTTGGAGCACTGGCAGCAGCGGCCCTCGGATACCTTGGATTCGACACTACAGCGCAGTTCATAACATTCGCCGCTGTTTCAGTTGTCCTCCTTGGAGTCTCAAGGCCATTCGCAGCACGCATAACCGGCGAACCATCAAAAAAGGCAGTATCCGATAGACTGATAGGGAGAAAGGGAGTTGTGATGGAGGCAATCAGCCCCCAGAACTCTGGCCTCGTGAAGGTTGATGGTGAAACATGGAGGGCCACATCAGGCACAGTGCTTGATGTGGGTGAAGAGGTAAGTGTGAAGGCCATTGAGGGCGTTAAACTCGTTGTTGAAAAACTGGAGGAACAGAAATGA
- a CDS encoding ABC transporter permease, with the protein MRFITLVLKNPFRSRARSLLAITGIAIGIATIVTLGVITEGLKTSTEDTLKAGGADFTIVESNVSDMFFSKIDEEYVDRVRNVSGVEDAVGILMAVQPLDDNPYFVLIGIDPAKINMSQIKITEGRTLQDPDADEVIMGKVASENHGKKVGDTIKIKNREYRVVGIFESGDMQQDSGAFISLKKLQRIEDKEGKLTMIYVKMTRNSAVEDVTDRIEKRYSDLTTIASLEDLQSVDQGLQTIDTATWAISLLAIIIGGIGVINTMIMSVFERTREIGVLKAVGWRDRRILAMILGESVVLTAIAGAAGSVLGVAAIQVLLALGMKGFIEPVYSPEIFMRAFAVAFTVGILGGLYPAYRASRLAPTEALRYE; encoded by the coding sequence ATGAGGTTCATAACACTCGTTCTGAAGAATCCATTCAGAAGCCGTGCAAGGAGTCTCCTTGCAATTACAGGTATTGCAATAGGGATTGCAACCATAGTAACCCTTGGCGTTATAACAGAGGGTCTGAAGACGTCCACAGAGGACACACTGAAGGCCGGAGGCGCTGACTTCACCATAGTGGAGTCCAATGTCTCGGACATGTTCTTTAGCAAGATAGATGAGGAATACGTTGATAGGGTCAGGAATGTGAGCGGGGTGGAGGACGCTGTGGGGATCCTCATGGCGGTCCAGCCGCTGGATGACAACCCCTACTTCGTTTTAATAGGTATAGACCCTGCGAAGATCAATATGAGCCAGATAAAGATAACAGAGGGGAGAACACTCCAGGACCCTGATGCAGATGAGGTCATAATGGGCAAGGTTGCATCTGAGAACCATGGAAAGAAAGTCGGTGACACCATAAAGATAAAGAACCGTGAGTACAGGGTCGTGGGCATATTCGAGTCAGGTGATATGCAGCAGGACTCAGGTGCGTTCATCTCACTTAAGAAACTCCAGAGGATAGAGGATAAGGAGGGCAAGCTCACCATGATATATGTGAAAATGACCCGAAATTCAGCTGTGGAGGATGTCACCGATAGAATCGAGAAGAGGTACAGTGACCTCACAACCATAGCCTCCCTGGAGGACCTCCAGAGCGTCGACCAGGGACTTCAGACCATCGACACTGCTACATGGGCCATTTCACTCCTCGCCATAATAATAGGAGGTATAGGAGTAATAAATACCATGATAATGTCCGTTTTTGAGAGGACAAGGGAGATCGGAGTTCTCAAGGCTGTTGGCTGGAGGGACAGGAGGATACTCGCCATGATCCTTGGAGAATCTGTGGTCCTCACCGCCATTGCGGGTGCTGCTGGTTCAGTGCTCGGAGTCGCAGCGATACAGGTCCTCCTCGCCCTCGGGATGAAGGGATTCATAGAGCCAGTCTACAGTCCTGAAATCTTCATGAGGGCCTTTGCGGTGGCATTCACAGTGGGTATACTAGGAGGGCTCTACCCTGCCTACCGGGCCTCAAGGCTTGCCCCCACCGAGGCCCTCAGGTACGAGTAG
- a CDS encoding ABC transporter ATP-binding protein: MKAIEVRDLRKSFDSGRIRALNGVNLEVDGGEFISIMGPSGSGKSTLLNMIGALDVPDSGTICVAGRDLSRERDLSRLRAEEIGFVFQLHNLIPNLTALENVEIPMFAVKHENMEERAMELLEYVDLADKAHRKPTELSGGERQRVAIARALANDPSIILADEPTGSLDSRTSQRVLRKLRELQEDEGVTLVVVTHEPDVAAMASRTIRILDGVIVDDGY; encoded by the coding sequence ATGAAGGCCATAGAAGTCAGGGACCTCAGAAAGAGTTTTGATAGCGGGAGGATAAGGGCCCTTAACGGGGTCAACCTTGAGGTCGATGGTGGAGAGTTCATATCAATAATGGGACCATCAGGTTCCGGTAAATCAACCCTCCTTAACATGATAGGCGCCCTTGACGTTCCTGACTCCGGCACGATCTGTGTAGCCGGCAGGGACCTCTCAAGGGAAAGGGATCTTAGCCGGCTGAGGGCCGAGGAGATAGGTTTCGTGTTCCAGCTGCACAACCTCATACCCAACCTTACGGCCCTTGAGAACGTGGAGATACCCATGTTTGCGGTTAAACATGAGAACATGGAGGAACGTGCCATGGAGCTCCTTGAATATGTTGATCTCGCTGATAAGGCCCACAGGAAGCCCACGGAACTATCTGGTGGTGAACGCCAGAGGGTTGCCATTGCACGTGCCCTCGCCAATGATCCATCCATAATACTTGCAGATGAGCCAACAGGGTCCCTTGATTCAAGGACCAGCCAGAGAGTCCTCAGAAAGCTGAGGGAGCTCCAGGAGGACGAGGGGGTGACCCTGGTTGTTGTGACCCATGAACCAGACGTGGCTGCCATGGCCTCAAGGACCATCAGGATACTGGATGGCGTTATTGTGGACGACGGGTATTGA
- the afpA gene encoding archaeoflavoprotein AfpA — protein MTEKLSVAWCITGAGEKLTETYAIMKDVKKIYGDRVKIDVFISKAGDQVVKYYGLYRDLETSFDRKWVEINANSPFLAGQVQLGKYDFILVAPCTSNSTAKISLRIGDTLVTNAVIMAQKASVPVYIMPSDYSEGKVVTTLPNGKKLELRITKEDVEHVKKISKMDRTEVFSDPQKIYKIFEEWTYPKDQ, from the coding sequence ATGACAGAAAAACTCAGCGTGGCCTGGTGCATAACCGGGGCCGGGGAGAAACTGACGGAAACCTACGCCATAATGAAGGATGTTAAGAAGATATACGGGGACCGTGTTAAAATAGACGTCTTCATATCGAAGGCAGGGGACCAGGTTGTGAAGTACTATGGACTCTACAGGGACCTGGAGACAAGCTTTGACAGGAAATGGGTTGAAATAAACGCAAATTCGCCATTCCTTGCAGGTCAGGTCCAGCTGGGAAAGTATGACTTCATACTTGTTGCGCCGTGCACATCCAACAGCACCGCCAAGATATCCCTGAGGATAGGGGATACACTCGTGACCAACGCCGTTATAATGGCACAGAAGGCCTCAGTACCTGTCTACATCATGCCATCTGACTACAGTGAGGGGAAGGTAGTAACAACACTCCCCAACGGTAAAAAACTGGAACTGCGGATAACAAAGGAGGATGTTGAGCACGTGAAGAAGATATCAAAGATGGATAGGACAGAGGTCTTCAGTGACCCACAGAAGATATACAAGATATTTGAGGAGTGGACATACCCCAAGGATCAGTAG
- a CDS encoding adenosine-specific kinase: MELKKVKIESWEDINLILGQSHFIKTVEDIYEAIVNTVPQAKFGIAFAEASGDCLVRRAGNDEELEELAAETMLEIAAGHSFIVFLKDAFPINVLQRIKDVPEVVNIYCATANPVEVIIAETDQGRGILGVIDGNSPGEIEGDEDIAARKKFLRVIGYKF; encoded by the coding sequence ATGGAGTTAAAGAAGGTTAAGATAGAGTCCTGGGAGGATATCAACCTCATACTGGGACAGAGCCACTTCATAAAGACGGTCGAGGACATCTATGAGGCAATTGTGAACACGGTTCCCCAGGCGAAATTTGGGATCGCATTTGCTGAGGCATCAGGGGACTGCCTGGTGAGGCGCGCGGGAAATGATGAGGAGCTCGAGGAACTGGCTGCAGAGACCATGCTTGAGATTGCAGCAGGACACTCCTTCATAGTGTTCCTGAAGGATGCATTCCCGATAAACGTCCTACAGCGCATAAAGGACGTCCCGGAGGTTGTCAATATCTACTGTGCAACAGCGAATCCAGTTGAGGTTATCATAGCAGAGACGGATCAGGGAAGGGGTATTCTGGGCGTCATTGATGGTAACAGTCCCGGGGAGATAGAGGGTGATGAGGATATAGCTGCAAGGAAGAAATTCCTCCGTGTTATAGGTTACAAGTTTTAG
- a CDS encoding helix-turn-helix domain-containing protein, translated as MKEKSKEIGSRVRELRELSEITEEEMADYLKIDVETYRRYETGEDDIPASILFEIAHRLGVDMGLLLTGEETRMHIFTVTRKGKGVEVERRKQYRYENLAEKFIHKKAEPFIVTVEPREEKPKTNSHPGQEFNYVLEGRIKFYIHDNEIILNEGDSIFFDSSYEHAMEALDGKKARFLAIIM; from the coding sequence ATGAAAGAGAAAAGCAAGGAGATAGGTTCCCGTGTAAGGGAACTCAGGGAACTCTCAGAAATCACGGAAGAAGAGATGGCCGATTACCTGAAAATCGACGTTGAAACGTACCGCCGCTATGAGACAGGAGAGGATGATATCCCTGCAAGCATACTCTTCGAGATAGCCCACAGGCTGGGTGTGGACATGGGACTGCTCCTCACAGGAGAGGAGACCCGTATGCACATCTTCACCGTAACCAGGAAGGGCAAGGGTGTGGAGGTTGAAAGAAGAAAACAGTACCGCTATGAGAACCTTGCAGAGAAGTTCATACACAAGAAGGCTGAACCCTTCATAGTCACAGTCGAACCCCGGGAGGAGAAACCAAAAACCAACAGCCACCCTGGCCAGGAATTCAACTACGTCCTTGAGGGGCGCATAAAGTTCTACATACACGACAATGAGATAATACTCAACGAAGGGGACTCCATATTCTTTGACTCATCCTATGAACACGCCATGGAGGCCCTGGACGGCAAAAAGGCAAGGTTCCTGGCAATAATAATGTAG
- a CDS encoding AMP-binding protein, whose amino-acid sequence MTALINEFVNRVEFDSYEDFRDNFRINVPENFNFAYDVVDRYAEIEPDKVALVWCNDHGEEKRITFGELRDLSSRAANFFTKEGIQKGDTVMLTLKARYDFWYALLGLHRIGAIAIPATHMLKEKDIVYRIREADIKMVVCIAEDGVPEVFEGAIAELGSDTRRVLVGDTDRDGWINLRKEIMKLPADFERPEACAGGDDTLIVYFSSGTTGMPKMIEHDHTYPLGHIITAKYWQNVREDGLHYTVADTGWAKAMWGQIYGQWIAGSAVFVYDYDRFDPEKMLEKLEKYEITTFCAPPTIYRFLIKEDLSRYDLSGIEYAVTAGEPLNPEVFERFREHTGLQLMEGFGQTECVVCIANFPWMEPKPGSMGKPSPGYPVELVDRNGDPVDVGEEGEIVIRTAEGKPLGLFNGYYRNPDKTSEVWHDGYYHTGDTAWMDEDGYMWFVGRTDDIIKSSGYRIGPFEVESAIISHPSVLECAVTGYPDPIRGQVVKATIVLARGYEPSEELKKEIQDHVKRVTAPYKYPRIVEFVDELPKTISGKIRRVEIREHDLEGDGENP is encoded by the coding sequence ATGACTGCTCTCATCAACGAATTCGTGAACCGTGTTGAATTTGATTCATACGAGGATTTCCGTGACAACTTCAGAATAAATGTCCCTGAAAACTTCAACTTCGCATACGATGTGGTTGACAGATACGCTGAAATTGAACCTGATAAGGTGGCCCTGGTCTGGTGCAACGACCATGGCGAGGAGAAAAGGATAACCTTCGGTGAACTCCGGGACCTATCCAGCAGGGCCGCGAATTTCTTCACCAAGGAGGGTATACAGAAGGGTGACACAGTCATGCTGACCCTCAAGGCAAGGTATGACTTCTGGTACGCCCTCCTGGGGCTCCACAGGATAGGGGCCATAGCAATCCCGGCCACACACATGCTCAAGGAGAAGGACATCGTCTACCGTATAAGGGAGGCGGACATAAAGATGGTTGTCTGCATAGCAGAGGACGGTGTCCCTGAAGTATTTGAGGGAGCCATCGCTGAACTGGGCTCAGATACCCGGAGGGTCCTGGTTGGTGACACTGATAGGGACGGCTGGATAAATCTCAGAAAAGAAATCATGAAACTTCCAGCCGACTTCGAAAGGCCAGAGGCCTGTGCCGGTGGGGATGACACCCTCATCGTCTACTTCTCATCGGGCACAACAGGAATGCCCAAGATGATAGAACACGACCACACCTATCCCCTGGGCCATATAATAACAGCGAAGTACTGGCAGAACGTCAGGGAGGACGGCCTCCACTACACGGTTGCAGACACCGGCTGGGCAAAGGCCATGTGGGGTCAGATCTACGGTCAGTGGATAGCTGGAAGCGCTGTCTTCGTCTATGACTATGACCGCTTTGACCCTGAGAAGATGCTGGAGAAACTTGAAAAATACGAGATAACCACATTCTGCGCCCCTCCAACGATATACAGGTTTCTCATAAAGGAGGACCTGTCAAGATATGACCTCTCAGGAATCGAATATGCTGTTACAGCTGGGGAGCCCCTGAACCCCGAGGTATTTGAGAGGTTCCGGGAACACACCGGCCTCCAGCTAATGGAGGGATTCGGGCAGACAGAATGCGTTGTGTGCATAGCAAACTTCCCGTGGATGGAGCCAAAACCTGGTTCAATGGGCAAGCCATCCCCCGGCTACCCTGTTGAACTGGTGGACAGGAACGGTGACCCTGTGGACGTCGGTGAGGAGGGTGAGATAGTCATAAGAACCGCTGAGGGCAAACCCCTCGGTCTCTTCAACGGATACTACAGGAACCCTGACAAGACCTCAGAGGTATGGCACGACGGATACTACCACACAGGGGACACCGCCTGGATGGATGAAGACGGCTACATGTGGTTCGTTGGGAGAACAGATGACATCATAAAGAGTTCCGGTTACCGTATAGGGCCCTTCGAGGTTGAAAGTGCCATCATATCCCACCCATCGGTCCTGGAGTGTGCAGTAACAGGATACCCTGACCCCATAAGGGGACAGGTTGTGAAGGCCACCATCGTCCTTGCCAGGGGCTATGAACCCTCAGAGGAGCTGAAAAAGGAGATCCAGGACCATGTTAAGCGTGTGACCGCGCCCTACAAGTACCCGAGGATAGTTGAATTCGTTGATGAGCTGCCCAAGACCATAAGCGGTAAGATAAGGCGTGTCGAGATCCGTGAACATGACCTCGAAGGAGACGGTGAAAACCCATGA
- the vorC gene encoding 3-methyl-2-oxobutanoate dehydrogenase subunit VorC — protein MKKAYPVINSVECKACERCIIACPRKVLHMSSKINERGYHYVEYQGEGCNGCGNCYYTCPEINAIEVHIERCEDGNTDG, from the coding sequence ATGAAGAAGGCCTATCCTGTAATAAACAGTGTGGAGTGCAAGGCATGTGAACGCTGCATAATCGCATGCCCCAGGAAGGTCCTCCACATGAGCAGCAAAATCAATGAGAGGGGCTACCACTACGTTGAGTACCAGGGGGAGGGGTGCAATGGATGTGGAAACTGCTACTACACCTGCCCCGAGATAAACGCCATTGAGGTCCACATAGAGAGGTGTGAAGATGGCAACACAGATGGTTAA
- the vorB gene encoding 3-methyl-2-oxobutanoate dehydrogenase subunit VorB: MATQMVKGNTAVIIGAMYAGCDCYFGYPITPASEILHEASRYFPMVGRKFVQAESEEAAINMVYGAAAAGHRVMTASSGPGISLKQEGISFLAGAELPAVIVDVMRAGPGLGNIGPEQGDYNQIVRGGGHGNYRNIVLAPSSVQEMCDLTMEAFELADKYRNPVVVLTDAVLGQMAEPLRFPEEAVEHRPDTSWAVCGNRETMKNLVTSIFLDFDELEEFNFYLQEKYARIEENEVRYEEYLVDDAEIVLVAYGISSRVARSAVETARAEGINVGLLRPITLFPFPSDRIRELADGGCRLISVEMSSGQMREDIRMASGCRDVELVNRMGGNLIELRDVLEKIREVAGDSSD; encoded by the coding sequence ATGGCAACACAGATGGTTAAGGGAAACACTGCAGTGATAATAGGGGCAATGTATGCTGGCTGCGACTGCTACTTCGGCTACCCCATAACACCAGCAAGCGAGATACTCCATGAGGCCTCAAGGTACTTCCCGATGGTGGGAAGGAAATTCGTGCAGGCAGAATCAGAGGAGGCAGCCATAAACATGGTATACGGTGCAGCCGCAGCAGGGCACAGGGTAATGACAGCATCATCCGGGCCCGGCATAAGTCTGAAACAGGAGGGTATATCCTTCCTTGCCGGTGCAGAGCTCCCTGCAGTCATAGTGGATGTGATGAGGGCCGGTCCGGGCCTCGGAAATATCGGACCGGAGCAGGGAGACTACAACCAGATTGTGAGGGGTGGAGGGCACGGAAACTACCGTAACATAGTGCTGGCACCCAGCAGCGTCCAGGAGATGTGCGACCTCACAATGGAGGCCTTTGAACTGGCAGATAAGTACAGGAACCCTGTGGTTGTCCTCACAGATGCCGTGCTCGGTCAGATGGCTGAACCACTGCGCTTCCCCGAGGAGGCAGTTGAGCACAGACCAGACACCTCATGGGCTGTCTGCGGTAACAGGGAGACAATGAAAAACCTTGTAACCTCAATATTCCTTGACTTTGATGAGCTTGAGGAGTTCAACTTCTACCTCCAGGAGAAGTATGCCAGGATAGAGGAGAACGAGGTGAGATACGAGGAGTATCTGGTGGATGATGCAGAGATCGTCCTTGTGGCCTATGGTATAAGCAGCAGGGTGGCCAGGAGCGCCGTTGAAACTGCAAGGGCAGAGGGTATAAATGTGGGCCTCCTCAGACCCATAACACTCTTCCCGTTCCCATCAGACAGAATCAGAGAACTTGCAGATGGTGGCTGCAGGTTAATATCAGTTGAGATGAGCAGCGGACAGATGAGGGAGGATATAAGGATGGCCTCAGGCTGCAGGGACGTTGAACTCGTTAACAGGATGGGTGGAAACCTTATAGAACTCAGGGATGTTCTTGAGAAGATCAGAGAAGTTGCGGGGGATTCCAGTGACTAA
- a CDS encoding 2-oxoacid:acceptor oxidoreductase family protein, producing MFLRRSEKLRGIPVTKKVIRKPDSLHDVFERKGGSAPTATHYCAGCGHGILHKLIGEAMDELGIQERAVMISPVGCAVFAYYYFDCGNVQVAHGRAPAVGTGISRAEDDAVVILYQGDGDLASIGLNETIQAANRGEKLAVFFVNNTVYGMTGGQMAPTTLVGEVTVTCPTGRDPRYAGYPLHMCELLDNLQAPVFIERVSLADPKRIRRARRAIKRALEIQRDGKGYAFVEVLSPCPTNLRQDAEGAERFIKEEMEKEFPVKNFRDRSAETEPLIRSESDFSGESLDRIFQIREDSVPDPVDDPEFPEVRVKIAGFGGQGVLSMGLTLAQAACSEGRHTSWYPAYGPEQRGGTSSCGVVISGERVGSPAVDTPDVLVALNQPSLDEFADDVADGGIILYDSTTASFSGGAVRAVGVPALEIARKHGTARAANTVMLGVMMALGLTGLDEESFREAIKFTFAGKEKIIDMNLRILEAGAEWARENIEGEL from the coding sequence ATGTTCTTGAGAAGATCAGAGAAGTTGCGGGGGATTCCAGTGACTAAGAAGGTGATCAGAAAGCCGGATTCACTCCACGATGTATTTGAGAGGAAGGGTGGAAGCGCACCCACAGCAACACACTACTGTGCAGGATGCGGGCACGGTATACTGCACAAGCTGATAGGGGAAGCCATGGATGAACTCGGGATACAGGAAAGGGCTGTCATGATAAGTCCGGTGGGCTGCGCGGTATTCGCCTACTACTACTTTGACTGTGGAAACGTCCAGGTGGCCCATGGCCGCGCCCCTGCCGTTGGAACAGGGATATCCCGTGCAGAGGACGACGCGGTTGTCATACTCTACCAGGGCGACGGGGACCTTGCATCAATCGGCCTCAACGAGACCATACAGGCAGCCAACCGTGGGGAGAAACTGGCGGTGTTCTTCGTAAACAACACCGTCTACGGTATGACCGGAGGCCAGATGGCACCAACAACCCTTGTAGGTGAGGTGACTGTCACCTGCCCCACCGGCAGGGATCCCAGGTACGCAGGTTACCCCCTCCACATGTGCGAACTTCTGGACAACCTTCAGGCCCCTGTATTCATAGAAAGGGTGTCACTGGCAGACCCCAAGCGGATAAGAAGGGCCAGAAGGGCCATTAAGAGGGCACTGGAGATTCAGAGAGATGGTAAAGGATACGCATTCGTTGAGGTACTGTCCCCCTGCCCCACAAATCTCAGACAGGACGCTGAAGGTGCAGAAAGGTTCATCAAGGAGGAGATGGAGAAGGAATTCCCTGTAAAGAACTTCAGGGACCGCTCAGCCGAAACAGAGCCGCTGATAAGGTCAGAGAGTGACTTCTCAGGGGAGAGTCTTGACAGGATATTCCAGATCAGGGAGGACTCCGTCCCGGACCCTGTGGATGACCCTGAATTCCCTGAGGTGAGGGTGAAGATTGCAGGTTTCGGAGGTCAGGGTGTCCTGAGCATGGGACTGACACTCGCCCAGGCAGCCTGCAGCGAGGGCAGACACACATCCTGGTACCCTGCCTATGGCCCCGAACAGAGGGGGGGCACCTCAAGCTGCGGCGTTGTTATATCCGGTGAAAGGGTGGGTTCACCTGCAGTTGACACACCCGACGTCCTGGTGGCCCTCAACCAGCCATCACTCGATGAATTCGCAGATGACGTGGCCGATGGGGGAATCATACTCTATGACTCCACAACAGCCAGCTTCAGTGGTGGTGCCGTGAGGGCCGTGGGTGTGCCCGCCCTTGAGATCGCAAGGAAGCATGGAACAGCAAGGGCCGCCAACACGGTCATGCTGGGGGTTATGATGGCCCTCGGACTCACAGGCCTTGATGAGGAATCATTCAGGGAGGCCATAAAATTCACCTTCGCAGGTAAGGAAAAGATCATAGATATGAACCTGAGGATCCTTGAGGCAGGTGCAGAGTGGGCAAGAGAAAACATTGAGGGGGAATTATAA
- the gatD gene encoding Glu-tRNA(Gln) amidotransferase subunit GatD, with product MSYRGRARKFLESASIDVGDMVRVEKPDVTYEGMVLDRADDADDRHIVLKLENGYNIGVEISDAMIELLEKGSEPRIKLPPVEAAEDPELPDVSIISTGGTVASIIDYRTGAVHPAFTADDLLRANPELLDIANIRGRAVFNILSENMKPEYWVETARAVYGEIKEGADGVVVAHGTDTMHYTSAALSFMLMTPVPVVFTGAQRSSDRPSSDASLNIQCSVRAATSEIAEVTVCMHATMDDLSCHLHRGVKVRKMHTSRRDTFRSMNALPLAEVTPDGIKILEENYRKRGSDELELSDRVEERVAFIKSYPGISPDIIKWHLDEGYRGIVIEGTGLGHCPDTLIPVIREAHDMGVPVAMTSQCLNGRVNMNVYSTGRRLLQAGVIPCDDMLPEVAYVKMCWVLGQTDDPEMACEMMRENIAGEINERTSIAYFRG from the coding sequence ATGTCCTACCGGGGAAGAGCAAGGAAATTCCTGGAATCAGCCTCCATAGATGTGGGGGACATGGTGAGGGTTGAGAAACCAGACGTCACCTATGAGGGCATGGTCCTTGACCGTGCAGACGATGCAGATGACAGACACATAGTCCTGAAACTTGAAAACGGTTACAATATCGGAGTTGAAATCAGCGATGCGATGATAGAGCTCCTTGAGAAGGGATCCGAGCCAAGGATAAAACTCCCACCAGTTGAAGCCGCTGAAGATCCAGAATTACCTGATGTATCAATAATATCCACAGGTGGTACCGTTGCATCCATAATAGATTACCGCACAGGAGCTGTTCACCCTGCATTCACAGCAGATGACCTTCTCCGTGCAAACCCCGAACTCCTGGACATTGCAAATATAAGGGGGCGTGCAGTTTTCAACATACTCAGCGAGAACATGAAACCAGAATACTGGGTCGAAACAGCCAGGGCAGTTTACGGTGAGATAAAGGAGGGTGCAGATGGGGTGGTGGTAGCCCATGGAACAGACACCATGCACTACACCTCAGCCGCCCTCAGTTTCATGCTCATGACCCCGGTACCTGTGGTATTCACCGGCGCCCAGAGGAGCTCAGACAGACCCTCCTCAGATGCGAGCCTCAACATACAGTGCTCTGTCAGGGCAGCGACCTCAGAAATCGCAGAGGTCACAGTCTGCATGCACGCGACCATGGACGACCTCAGCTGCCACCTCCACCGGGGCGTGAAGGTGAGGAAGATGCACACATCCAGGAGGGACACCTTCAGAAGCATGAACGCCCTTCCCCTTGCAGAGGTGACACCCGATGGCATTAAAATCCTCGAGGAAAACTACAGAAAAAGGGGCTCAGATGAACTGGAACTCAGCGACCGCGTGGAGGAGAGGGTTGCCTTCATAAAGAGCTACCCTGGAATATCCCCTGATATCATAAAATGGCACCTCGATGAGGGCTACAGGGGTATCGTCATTGAGGGCACAGGCCTCGGTCACTGCCCTGACACCCTGATACCGGTCATAAGGGAGGCCCATGATATGGGAGTCCCTGTGGCAATGACGTCCCAGTGCCTCAACGGAAGGGTGAACATGAACGTCTACAGTACAGGGCGAAGACTGCTGCAGGCAGGTGTCATACCCTGCGATGACATGCTCCCGGAGGTTGCCTACGTGAAGATGTGCTGGGTCCTGGGACAGACAGATGACCCTGAAATGGCCTGTGAGATGATGAGGGAGAACATTGCAGGTGAGATCAATGAGAGGACATCGATAGCATACTTCAGGGGATGA